The Cryptomeria japonica chromosome 2, Sugi_1.0, whole genome shotgun sequence region aaacttccaacataaatatcaaagatgGCAGAAACACACATCAAAATCCATTGtctattctaacttctaaaatACATGTCTTGCTTCCATAAGAACTTCATTGGACATATCTTGCATCAAGCAGCATCCATAACCTGTTAAACAACGAAGTGAAAATGAAAAAAGATCATACTTAAAAGAGTACAATACAGTCTCAATACTATGATATGAATATTTATACAAAAACTATCTTATGCAGTACAGAGAGGTGATCTGGAACTGTTAAAATTGCCAGTTTATAGACAAGGTTATAAAACATGTAACTATTTGATATGCGATCCAGGATtgatgcatttgtcactttgtaaaAAAGATTCTTGCAACAAAGCAGCATCTAGAAGAGAAGAAATGGAGCGCAAGCTGTTCATATAAAGTTCTTCCCTCAATCCCGAATAGCCTTTCTCAGCTTTTTTGTAAATGGTTTGCAGGCTTCAATGCTCAAGTCCACTGCTGCAGTTAGTGCCATGAAGATTGCAGCATCCTCCACACATGTTATGTGTCGCATTGCCAATTGTACCAAAGGTTTGCTGCTCTTCCCCTCACCCTGTACACGGCAAGTCATCACAAAGCCTCCTAAAATTTGTAGTCCAAAATTGAAGGTAAAATCCCCACTACTGTGAGGACTTAGAATTGGAGATATTGAAGGTGTTACTTTGGAAGTGTCAATGAGGAACTCTCCACCTTTGTCTGCACTGATAAGGGTTTCTGAAATCACAATTCCACTACTCACTCCTAGACCACCACCTTCTTCAACTAATTGAAATCTACAACCAATAAAGTCCTTCCCACCACGTTCTCTCCATGCTTCTAGCCTTCCCCACGGCTGCCAACTATCCACGCCAGAAGAATCTGGTCGCAGAATCAACCATGCCCCAGGATTGGATCGTGAGACACGATCAGAACCTGTAGAAGGCACAAAGGGGGTTACCATGGAAGCAGCTGCCACTGCAGATCCAGAAAGATCATGGATCATAACCAACCATCCTTTTCTATCCCGTCTTTCACTGTCTTTATCACTATTATGAGAGCCAGACCAACCATTTGCAGTGCCATCAAGTTGAGAGGCTCTGAGTAAGACAAGAAAACCACAATACTAGAATGTCAAccaaaatttcaaacatttgtgatttaaaaataaaaacgcCCAGAAAACACTGCTTCTTCCAcaaattcaaaagaagaaaatgCCGTTCAATAGACAAATTTTGAGTCTGTCCTAATTGATGACAGCAAAAAAATGATATCCAAACTATTTAGTCTATAGTGAAGTCAATCTTGTAAAACTTTATAGCTCAAACATCTAGATTTGCAAGATTAGATAATTAAAGATCTCCTATTTGTTTTTTGTGGGTATGCAACAGATGAAGATTGTGAAAAATAATTCTTCTGCTAAACTGATCTACATTTGCTAACTTAAAGAACAGAAGCAAATTCTAAGGAAAATGGATCTAACAGGTTGCTCGATCACTAACCGTGCACGAGTGCCTCTGTCTCGActaaatttacagctgaatattGGCTGCCTCACACTACCCTGCAGTTGCACAATCTGAGGGCTTAATGCTGTCTCGTCCTCGAACTGAAATATGTATCGAGGATCAGGCTCAACCTTGACTCTCACATGGAGCTCTGCCCTGGGACTGCTACCTTCCACTTTGTTCTTGCCAATGTTAGTCCATCCATTGTGAAGCAGCAACGTTTTCCCCTCTGCCCATTCTGCTCCTACTTGCAATCTGAAGGTCCCAATTTGCTTACTACTGCTAACACCACAATGAGATCCCTGTCTCCCAGTAAAGATCACTATCTCCAAATAAGCTAGGGAGGACTTAAAACGCCGCGGAGCAATCAACTTTTTCAACTCAGATTCTTCGAGATAGAAAGTCGCAGCAATACTGTGAAGATCTTGGCTACCAGGGGTGGAGGATGACGTGATCAAAGGAACTGATGTGGTTTGTGTAGGAAGCCCTGTTAGCCTAACCTCGCAGAAGCAAGGAGAAGAGAGAGCATGGACCCCCGCCCTCACAGCTTTTGAGGCAACTGGAATTCTCAACCCAAGTGCCCCTACTGATACTCTTACGAAAGCTCGAGGATCCATCATGACAGAAACACCTTCTTTGTGACAATTGCGTTGAATTTCCTCATCCCAAGATAAATTGCATTGCCCCTGCCTACGGCCACTTCAAACCCCGAAATTGCTCCAATAAAAGTAAGACTTTTTTGTCATTACCGTGCACAATGAAGAATTTGTACTGCTGGTTCACCCACTAGGCTCATAGATGCTCAGTCCTCGCCGGTCAGATTTCACCTTGTGTGCCTCTTACCTCTGAAGCATTCGCTCAAAACAAACCCAACAATAAATTTCAGGAAAAATTCAAGTTCTGAAGAAAAAAGCACAAGCCAAGCCCAACATGCTAAATCGAGTAAAAGCTCTGTCAGGAAAGCAAATTCAGAATTTTAAATAACAAAAGAAAACTTTCTCCAGTCATGGCCATAAATTATTCTCGTTATATTCATATACAACTTTTTACGAAGAGAACTAGTTGAAGACGACTAAACCCTTGCCGGAAAAAGcgaaaagataaaattaaaagaaaacaaattcaatttaaaatgcaaactataaATACTTTTCCAAGGCACTGATTAAAGCCCTTGACAGATGGTGAAAAtgagggtttttttatttttttattttctggtTTCTTGTTTTCTTCAGGCAACAAACACGAAAGCAATGCTTCAACCTTCAACCAGCCAAGGGTCGTAAGCGTGAATTCAGACGTTAAAAGATAAAGCTTCCAACAATGAATTTTCAAAGCCAAAACGCCATAAACGGAAACTATTCCCAACAATTCAAGGAATtcaacaaccaaaacaaaaagcaaattaaaaaagggaaaaaaaacacCTTCAAGCCACAAAATCTTTCAAAGACGGAGACAAAATTAGCGCAAATCGTTATGGACCTGTTCGAAAGCCGTTCAATCTTGCAAGATGTACACGCCTCCACGTAAAATGCCGCAATCCAAAAAACGCCTTCAAGGCTTTTCTTTCACTAAACCCTAAAACAATTGCAATCACTCAAAAACCGAATTTCCTCTTTTTTTAAAACATGTCTTACTGGCTCAAATTCTGCTACATTTTCACGGGTAACCAGAAAAAGAAAGCAGAAAATCCATCGACACCATTAAAAATTCCCCAAAAAAGAAATATAAAGTTCCAAATCCGCCGTACTAAACAAACAAGATCACCACAACTCTACGGTATCTTTTTGGTTGAATAACCGTGCTTTAAACCGTTAAAATCTtaacagaaaataaaaaattatgcaactAGGCCTACCTAGCCGCGGTATCGTCAAATGACGAGTAGGTATTCCAATCCGATCCAATCCAATCCAAACAGGTACGAAACAAAATTAAATTTTGCGGTTTAATAATCAAAGAAGAGGTCGGAGGGTCGAACCTCGATGGGTCATTGAGGTTGACGACAATAAGTACAGGCTGTCGACAATAAGTACAGCCTGTGCATACAGCTGGACTTGCCTATCCTATCCTTCTCTTCTAACCCTACCGTATACTAAGCGACAAGCTCTTCTGATTATTCTCGTTTTCCCTGCTACTTTATACAGAAATATCACGAATGTTCTGTCTGCAGCGACGTCTGAATCAATTTTTCAAGTGTTTAAGACATTTTTATTTGGTCATCCATAAGAATCGGCGGACCAGTGACCTGGATAATGAGACCCCACCGATTAATTAGCAGTCAAACTCAGATTAACCAGTACTCAGATTTAGTATGTGGGAGAAAAATCCTCCATTAATTCACTCCGCATTCTTAGAGTGGATGACCAAACTGACCGAACAGATTCATGTAAGGGCAAGCCTTAAAAAACCTAACTAACCCAACAGATTCATAAGGACAAAGGTTTTCATAGCTAGTTTTTTTCGGATAATATATTAAATTTGATGGATTAGATATTTTTGACGATTTGTAGTTTAGATTATGTTCAAATTGTTGCGATTCACTGTAGAGTCAAGAGACTCAAGACAATTTGTAGTCTAGATGTATGTTCAAATTGTTGCAATCTATTTTAGTCAAGATGATTTGTGATGATTtgttttcaaaatatatatttatatataattaaatttttataaaattataaaattatatgttAAACTATAAAAATTTATAAGGGCAAGGCTTAAAGT contains the following coding sequences:
- the LOC131052154 gene encoding uncharacterized protein LOC131052154; translation: MMDPRAFVRVSVGALGLRIPVASKAVRAGVHALSSPCFCEVRLTGLPTQTTSVPLITSSSTPGSQDLHSIAATFYLEESELKKLIAPRRFKSSLAYLEIVIFTGRQGSHCGVSSSKQIGTFRLQVGAEWAEGKTLLLHNGWTNIGKNKVEGSSPRAELHVRVKVEPDPRYIFQFEDETALSPQIVQLQGSVRQPIFSCKFSRDRGTRARASQLDGTANGWSGSHNSDKDSERRDRKGWLVMIHDLSGSAVAAASMVTPFVPSTGSDRVSRSNPGAWLILRPDSSGVDSWQPWGRLEAWRERGGKDFIGCRFQLVEEGGGLGVSSGIVISETLISADKGGEFLIDTSKVTPSISPILSPHSSGDFTFNFGLQILGGFVMTCRVQGEGKSSKPLVQLAMRHITCVEDAAIFMALTAAVDLSIEACKPFTKKLRKAIRD